DNA from Solanum stenotomum isolate F172 chromosome 3, ASM1918654v1, whole genome shotgun sequence:
tgaattggaattatgaattcaaggtgtttgatcacatgttatggatgagttcttgacgtttagatgtactttggagtgtcggaaacaactatgaaacataggtataatacctaggaacatgcatgagaaagtgtgaaaagaatggggaaacttggtgtccttggcgctctgcaagtgTCGatactgtcacgccccgagcctacaccctggacgtggccagcactcgaagaccattgttggcccccaagagaacccttggcctggctttcttaactcaacgAAAACCTAACTCAACCGAATAACTCAATacaatgaaaggttataaaataACCAACTGATAAAAATCTGGCCGAAACgacaactcgagtctcaaaatagaatatttacatatatatacacaaaagagAGACTCAAACTAACTgattgactgtctatgaagcctctataacactgagatggatgttgggccAGACAccgcaacatcctaacaaaacaaaactaaaagaacaGAACAGTCGAGTCCTCCGAAAagctaggaggctcaccactgactctggagtgctcaactggatcaacaacatgctggatgctgatcctgggtacctgcgtctgcaccATAACAAAATGCaggtcaactggcatcagtacatggaatatacgagtatgcaagctgaaccgctaaacaacaacttaagtttgaaagggatacaaaagagaacttaccttggctctactcaactcatgaataactgaactcaatataaagcaatgagaCACATGCAACATATATAAAGcttacaaaactatttaaaacatgacgtcaaaaatcatatttataatatcatgaaaataccatgcttcctatcaaagtctacttgtgcaatgcatgaatgaaatcccatacccccatccacacTAAGCAGAACTTCTCGAGGAACGAAGCTCTTTCTACTATGGgagttctctaaccgacagccaCTACTACATgtctaagtggtgatacaacgtcatGTCCACACctccagaactgtcctatactttcccgtcatatagaacgctattgcttagtggatccgcTAGCTTAACTtttgtgatcatctaaaaagtatgactcgaGAAATCCCATgattggctacatggttctatgggggctgtgagttctttgaacgctcccccaattcggtgctcaagactatcccaaaaaaatactttagctcataagtgttttaaacacatctttctttagttgatataattactcaaaaatgagctcaaaggctcttgaaaactctttctaaagagaacatctcaaaaccataatttaatatgattattgatgactcgggatattcatactgcttaaacattaaTGGTGTATCTAGAGACCATATTGTTTAAACAtcgatgacatactcgatttgtcatactaatcatattttagaaactcttttgcaaaactcgtcttttctttttaaaagagatagtgctcaaactgctcaaaactcttttggaaaacctggttcctttcttactcaaatgtaaaaacatttataaactcctttgggaatacttagttccctaataacttttgagaaatgcacttgactcttactcttggcttaacttgaaactcgatactctttacttagcttgggactctatacttaacttggaactgtatactctttactcgacttgaacttgaaccttaaaacgaagttaaaacatttaatgacaactcttgaaaagctttagagacttgcttggacttacttcttaactttgctGTGATTTCTAACTTCACTTCACTTGGAAAcgaactttccttgaattggaattatgaattcaaggtgtttgatcacatgagatggatgagttcttgacgtttagacatACTTTAAAGTGTCAGgaacaactatgaaacataggtataatacctaggaacatgcatgagaaagtgtgaatggaatggggaaacttggcgtccttggcgctctgcaaggcgtggagcgccagcccttgaagctcAGAAGGGGCCTGCTGGCGTTCTGAGAGACGTGCCACGCTAGGGGTAAAACCTCAGAACCCCTGTTGGGGCGCATTGGCTcgcgcgacgccccagccttttcccccaaaaatctgactcttctccttcattttttcaactctaaacctccttaacttcaatggatccagccccaaacacttagaatcataaacccctcaacatacaatagatttcaactcacAACACTACCGGAAACATGCCccaaaatcaacaagaacttcaacacaatcacaaccaaaaacttcaacaaatacaaccaacaacttcaacaaacctaatcaatcttttctcaataataaaaaaatgagtttggcgtgtgggggaaagaaccaaccaaCACTGTGAAcgcacataccttaatagggatcacccccgacgaaaatccacgacgatctttgcttcttcttctcttttctcctctcctACTcctcctcttctcttctctcaagaatcctaactctcactcttttaaaatggtacaaaaatgatccaaaaatcagtctaacacaacaatatagccccaaaagaaatggctatggaaaggaccaaaattccctcaaaatttccggacggattccctgccaactgcccaacttccaaagggtataactcactcatacgaactcggaattgagcaaactcggtggcattggaaagatcattccacgagcttcgcaaccataactggaactacagctaaatcatcctgatctaggagttattaCTGTTCAAACTTGGCCAAATACTCACTTTTTTTCCatagccaaatttccaaaactttaaaattctttccaaaaaaaatgaaaatttacaaTTCTAAGTCTTttcatagctatttcaaattggcggatgttacaatatctcccccttgggaacattcgtcctcgaatgaggtgactcttactaggctaagggtgtagcatccactcaaacacccaacaagcaaccaTGCAAACAACAATAGCAACATGCTCACTATAACTTAAATAACACTAGGAAGGAAATTAGTTCCATGACCTACACTTCCTCCGAATTCAAAAAGATGTGGATaactcttcttcatgtcctcttcggctcCTCAAGTAGtttcctcaacaaaatggttcCTCaaaaggaccttgactgaggctACCTCTTTcattctcaacttgcgaacttggcgatcaaAATCTAAATAGGAACCTCCTCATGACTCCTTTCATGGTTGACACTTTCGAACATACCCAATCctctacttcgaactctaacgcctttctcctaacatcaatgtaggattcttgacgactctgtgccgttttcaacctctcttgaatcactttcgcCTTCTCTATATCTTGATGAACTAACTCTGGATCTATAAATCCTGCTTCactaacttcaaaccatcctaaaagagatctacatctcctcccataaagagcctcataacGAGCCATatggatgctagaatggtaactatcGTTGTAAACAACTCAATGTAAGATTGGCAATCATCTAAATTATCCTTGAAATCAATTCCACAAtccaccttgatacctcaaaacaccatctcccccttcttcaaaagccatcactgcttatgaacattttgcCTGCAATTCCAGCAAGATAGGTTTTGAGTCTTTCTCACCTtctacttctgacactaatgataaCTCGGCCCCGCTCGTCacttctattcctccttctgcaaAATCTATAAGTTTGACTCCCAggcgtgcaagtctgtgcacatcttttgctaactctctctttctttctccaatatgggcggtgctacccatagagaACTTTGCTTAAAGAATCAGTAACAACATTAACCTTACCAGGATGATAAAGAAAACTCATGTCATTATCTTTGAGTGCTTTAACCACACTCTCTCTATCTGAGACTAAGCTCATTTTAAGTGAACACACCCACATGAACATCATACAACAATAACGCCATATCTTCGAAGCAAAAATTACAACAACTAACTCTAGCTCATCACATTACACCCCgattcgcctaaactcgactATTGTTCTCAAATCcattttagattcagatactcAGTATGTACTCAAGTACCAAATATCCTAACTGGGCGGTACTCAACTTCTCTTTCCATTCTTGAAAGTCTTCCTCACAACCTTCAGACCGTTGAAAATTCGGTGTTCTTCCGAGTCAACTTGGTTAAATAAGACCCTTATCTAACAGATCCctttaactgctctttcaactctttcaactctgttagTGTCATTCTATAAGGCGAAAAATAGATAGGACAAATATCTGGAATGATGTCTAtaccgaaatctatttctctctcatcaGGAATTCCGGGTAAATTatcaggaaacacttctggaaactctcttactatagaaactgactgaaaatgaggtatctccacactagagtcattaactcaaactaagtgatagatacaacccttcgaaactaacatTCTCGCCTCAAGGTACGAAaagaaacgacccttaggcactgttgaactactactccactctatgactggctcactAGGTtgattaggtatagcatcaaaGTTCATAGCAACAAAAGgaattacaaaagataaactcgctctagggtctagcaaagcataaacaacGAAGTCAAAGACTcgaatcataccagtgacaacccTCTTGCCCTTGGCGACTGTtgattgcatagaggcggtttgctcctccgccagtactagaagtagctcttTTAGGTACCATCCTGTCTgggggagcaactgatgaagattgggccctTTTGCCCAGATTTCCACTACATTGCCTgctctttggacactctcgcatgaaatgtccactcttaccacacttgaaacaaccaatggagccctcatgacaaatacctgagtggttcctaccacacttgacgcaggcaggaggcttactaccccttGGCACCATACTGCCTTGAGGATATGCAAGTCTAGCCCTGAAACTATAGGAACTTCTATTGCACCCATCTTTGTTCTCAGGTGTAAGTGCACTAGGAGATAGTGAAGTAGGTCCCTCCTGTTTCTGTGGGAGGGATGACTGATTAGCATCATTTTTTTGCTGCCTAAACTCGTTCCCTACTATCTTACTCCTCTTAtccttaaactcttctctatccttcaacttatcctcctcaacttgttgtaGATGGATCATAAATCTTGCTAAGTAAATATCCCCTATCAGCATAGTTGCCTTTCCTTCCTTGCTTGACTGACGAGATAACCCAACAACATATAAACTCAGTATACTCCTCATATCCGCAatcatctccggagcatagcgggaaagttgtgtgaacttcagactgtactcatgaacactcatagactccggattaagggtgagaaactctTTGATCTTTGCCTCTCGCAACCCAACTCATTACTGGCGCATCTTCAGCCCTATTCTTTTttcattggtcaaaccaaattctagcgacacccttcaattggtatgcagctagttccaccctctccgACTCAGCAACCTGCATCATATCAAATACCCTTTTAagttcctcaatgaagttctccggattctcagtgacacttgaacctgTGAAGCTTGGTGGGTTCATCCTTAAGAGTTCacggatccttgaagtatcaacTACTTCGTGTCGATTATCTCCCTGTCCAACATGATAGGTCGcaacttgacttaacatccGGATAGCTTCACGAAAATAAGCATATTTGATCTCTTCTTAGGTTTGCACTTCAATGGCATTcggtaactcttgttcctcaacaCTCTTCATAGCTGGACGAACTCTGACTactcttcatggaggcatgatccTCTGAAACACacacaagcacgaattagaaagaaactttttagagataaactctaacgcacgagatgagtatgaaagaagtgaaaaatcttcctaaatgttgtagcctcccaattatagatgtggcgcgcttcacaccgataactaggactctacagacacgacttcatagactccctaggactcttgaactctgttctctgataccaagtttgtcacgccccgagcctacactctagacgtggccggcactcgaagaccattgttggcccccaagtgaacccttggcctggcttttttaactcagcggaaacctaactcaactgAATAACTCAATacaatgaaaggttataaaataACCAACTGACAAAAATCTGGCCGAAacggcaactcgagtctcaaaatagaatatctacatatatatatacaaaagagaGACTCAAACTAACTgattgactatctatgaagcctctataacactgagatggatgttgggacaaaccctgcaacatcctaacaaaacaaaactaaaagaacaGAACAGTCGAGTCCTCCGAAAaccaaggaggctcaccaccgACTCTGGAGtgtcaactggatcaacggcgtgctggatgctgatcctgggtacctgcgtctgcaccataacaagatgcaggccaactgtcatcagtacatggaatgtacgagtatgcgagctgaaCTGCAAAACAACAagttaagcttgaaagggatacaaaagagaacttaccttggctctattcaactcatgaataactgaactcaatataaagcaatgagacacatgcaatatatataaagcttacaaaactatttaaaacatgacgtcagaaatcatatttataatatcatgaaaataccatgcttcctctcaaagtctacttgtgcaatg
Protein-coding regions in this window:
- the LOC125859242 gene encoding uncharacterized protein LOC125859242 — translated: MRSILSLYVVGLSRQSSKEGKATMLIGDIYLARFMIHLQQVEEDKLKDREEFKDKRSKIVGNEFRQQKNDANQSSLPQKQEGPTSLSPSALTPENKDGCNRSSYSFRARLAYPQGSMCPKSRQCSGNLGKRAQSSSVAPPDRMVPKRATSSTGGGANRLYAINSRQGQEGCHWYDSSL